In the Mesorhizobium sp. J428 genome, one interval contains:
- a CDS encoding porin — MGYRFDSNGFFGAISLEDDALAGEGYMPDVVAKIGYTGGWGTAWLKAAYDESAEFFAAGAGVQVNVPNMAGSSLRILGYYNEGDNAYGTGSPLGTDAELSILASYNHQFTATLGASVGFHYFNDLYAAGTNISTGLDAWAAELSVVWFPVSQFEVRTELGYAEVDGRDGSLSGFLRFTRYF; from the coding sequence ATCGGCTACCGCTTCGACTCGAACGGCTTCTTCGGCGCGATCTCTCTGGAAGACGATGCTCTGGCTGGTGAAGGCTACATGCCCGACGTGGTCGCCAAGATCGGCTATACCGGGGGCTGGGGCACCGCCTGGTTGAAGGCGGCTTACGACGAAAGCGCCGAATTCTTCGCGGCCGGCGCGGGGGTTCAAGTTAACGTCCCGAATATGGCGGGTTCTTCGCTCCGCATCCTTGGCTATTACAACGAGGGAGACAACGCCTACGGCACCGGCAGCCCGCTGGGCACCGACGCAGAATTGTCGATCCTTGCGTCCTACAACCACCAGTTCACCGCGACACTGGGGGCGTCGGTTGGCTTTCACTATTTCAACGATCTGTATGCTGCCGGCACGAATATTAGCACCGGACTTGATGCATGGGCAGCTGAGCTGTCGGTGGTCTGGTTCCCGGTGTCGCAGTTCGAAGTTCGCACCGAACTCGGCTATGCTGAGGTCGACGGTCGCGATGGCTCGCTCTCCGGCTTCCTCCGCTTCACGCGCTACTTCTAA
- a CDS encoding porin: MKKSLILLSSAFGALAVMPAWSADAVMAPEPEPVEYVRICDAYGAGFFYIPGTETCLQISGYVWYQMGAGSYEAGTGDTPSYHYGDTPQDGWRKNVRARVNFDARSETEWGTLRSFIRLESVWNGVGDGPAYVDQAYIQLGGLMMGYSESFWVDSKNGGASNWGSHSWSGILRLHPACPYRLPLRLERLLRRDLSGRRCSGW, encoded by the coding sequence GTGAAAAAATCTCTGATCCTATTGTCTTCGGCGTTCGGCGCATTGGCGGTAATGCCCGCTTGGAGTGCAGACGCTGTCATGGCGCCTGAGCCTGAGCCCGTGGAATATGTGCGCATCTGCGACGCCTACGGGGCAGGCTTTTTCTACATCCCCGGCACCGAGACCTGTCTGCAGATCTCTGGCTACGTCTGGTATCAGATGGGCGCCGGCAGCTATGAAGCTGGCACGGGCGACACACCGTCCTACCACTACGGTGACACTCCGCAGGATGGCTGGCGCAAGAACGTCCGCGCTCGCGTCAACTTCGACGCGCGTTCGGAAACTGAATGGGGCACGCTGCGCTCCTTCATTCGCTTGGAGTCTGTCTGGAACGGCGTGGGCGACGGTCCGGCCTATGTGGACCAGGCTTACATCCAACTCGGTGGTTTGATGATGGGTTACTCTGAGTCGTTCTGGGTCGACTCAAAGAACGGTGGCGCCTCGAACTGGGGCTCGCACTCCTGGTCTGGTATACTACGGCTACACCCAGCGTGCCCTTATCGGCTACCGCTTCGACTCGAACGGCTTCTTCGGCGCGATCTCTCTGGAAGACGATGCTCTGGCTGGTGA
- a CDS encoding HAMP domain-containing sensor histidine kinase, translating into MRRASIAHSTSFRLAALYVLLFLFVYFAANLVAYNLVASYLYERLDSHVMERFREIETAFVARGLAGAEAMIVNHGPAIRGQETLYSLRSSDGSFLAGNIDLAGAVKGLSTLDARNLGTKSTNYRLYMQNLGPNQLVVGVSYDDTNRLRDIALVSFGWATAIVLAAGLGGGALLAFKTRRRIASLSGVMRMVGSGELGRRLPISPRMDDIDALAAEVNVALGHLQSNVSAMKQVTTDIAHDLKTPISRLFLMLEAAHEADTIASSRTLIQAAMEEVRRITSTFEALLRISQIETGARRDRFRRVDVTSLVNEVFEVYADIATEQGRRLRLLRSEQTFSAHLIGDSELLKQMLANLVQNAVRHTQPGSHIGLGYICRAQGVSLFVIDNGPGIPPSETDKVFKRFYRLDKSRTTEGTGLGLSMVKAIADLHGATISLRDNGPGLVVQIDFPHSVTDEKSPPAEVSYAGGEKGAA; encoded by the coding sequence ATGCGCCGCGCTAGCATTGCGCACAGCACATCGTTCCGGCTTGCTGCGCTTTATGTTCTGCTGTTCCTATTCGTCTATTTCGCGGCGAATCTCGTCGCCTATAACCTCGTGGCATCTTACCTCTACGAGCGACTTGACTCCCATGTGATGGAGCGCTTTCGCGAGATTGAGACTGCGTTTGTGGCCCGCGGACTTGCCGGTGCGGAGGCCATGATCGTCAATCATGGCCCAGCTATCCGCGGGCAGGAGACGCTGTATTCGCTCCGCAGTTCGGACGGCTCGTTTCTCGCGGGCAACATCGACCTTGCCGGAGCGGTGAAGGGGCTTTCGACCCTGGACGCGCGTAACCTTGGAACTAAATCGACGAACTATCGGCTATACATGCAGAATCTGGGGCCCAATCAATTGGTGGTCGGTGTCAGCTACGACGATACCAATCGCCTCAGAGATATCGCGCTGGTGAGCTTTGGTTGGGCAACAGCGATTGTGCTGGCGGCTGGGCTCGGGGGAGGTGCATTATTGGCATTCAAAACCAGACGCCGTATCGCCTCTCTGTCCGGCGTGATGCGGATGGTCGGGTCTGGGGAACTCGGGAGACGCCTGCCGATATCGCCGCGAATGGACGATATCGACGCATTGGCTGCGGAGGTCAATGTGGCGCTGGGACACTTGCAGTCAAATGTGAGCGCCATGAAGCAGGTTACAACAGATATCGCCCACGACCTCAAAACTCCGATATCGCGCTTGTTTCTGATGCTGGAAGCCGCACACGAGGCCGACACAATAGCGTCCAGCCGAACGCTGATCCAGGCGGCCATGGAGGAAGTGCGGCGGATCACGTCGACGTTCGAAGCACTTTTGAGGATCTCCCAGATCGAAACTGGCGCCAGACGTGACCGCTTCAGGCGGGTCGACGTGACATCACTCGTTAACGAGGTTTTTGAGGTCTACGCGGATATTGCGACCGAGCAGGGACGAAGATTGAGGCTCCTTAGGTCCGAACAAACGTTCTCGGCGCATCTGATTGGCGATAGCGAACTCCTCAAGCAGATGTTGGCCAATCTGGTTCAAAATGCGGTCCGCCACACGCAGCCCGGCTCACATATCGGCTTGGGCTATATTTGTAGGGCCCAAGGCGTCAGCCTGTTCGTCATCGACAACGGTCCTGGGATACCGCCGTCCGAAACGGACAAAGTGTTCAAGAGATTCTATCGGCTGGACAAAAGCCGTACCACGGAAGGCACGGGTCTAGGGCTTAGCATGGTGAAAGCAATCGCCGACCTTCATGGAGCTACGATCAGCCTCCGTGACAATGGCCCGGGGCTTGTGGTTCAAATCGATTTTCCACACTCGGTTACGGATGAGAAAAGCCCGCCCGCGGAGGTCAGCTACGCGGGCGGGGAAAAGGGCGCTGCTTAG